A stretch of Macadamia integrifolia cultivar HAES 741 chromosome 7, SCU_Mint_v3, whole genome shotgun sequence DNA encodes these proteins:
- the LOC122084595 gene encoding alpha/beta hydrolase domain-containing protein 17B-like, which translates to MGNVTSNVAAKFAFFPPDPPTYDVCSEDGKLYFSGVTADKNMDVHLLDTKGGNKIVATFWRHPLARFTLLYSHGNAADLGQMQELFIELRAHLRVNIMSYDYSGYGASSGKPSELNTYCDIEAVYNCLKREYGINQEDLILYGQSVGSGPTLHLASRLQRLRAVVLHSAILSGIRVLYPVKMTFWFDIFKNIDKIRQVSCPVLVIHGTNDDIVDWSHGKRLWELAKEKYDPLWVEGGGHCNLETYPQYIRHLRKFINAMEKLSVVKQPKQNLPQNPTITETKHNKCLRFGKR; encoded by the exons ATGGGCAATGTAACGTCTAACGTTGCTGCAAAGTTTGCATTTTTCCCGCCAGACCCACCAACGTATGATGTGTGCAGCGAAGATGGGAAGCTTTATTTCTCAGGAGTCACGGCTGATAAGAACATGGACGTTCATCTGCTTGATACCAAGGGAGGGAACAAGATTGTTGCGACGTTTTGGAGACACCCACTTGCTAGATTTACACTTCTGTATTCTCATGGCAACGCTGCGGATTTGGGTCAAATGCAGGAGCTTTTTATTGAGCTTAGAGCTCACCTCCGTGTCAACATCATGAg TTATGATTATTCAGGATATGGAGCCTCGTCTGGTAAG CCATCTGAGTTAAACACCTACTGCGACATAGAGGCGGTGTATAATTGTTTGAAGAGAGAATATGGAATTAATCAAGAGGATTTGATTCTATATGGACAATCAGTTGGTAGTGGCCCAACACTACACTTAGCTTCACGTTTACAAAGGCTGAGGGCTGTTGTTCTTCATAGTGCAATACTGTCAGGCATAAGAGTGTTGTATCCTGTCAAGATGACATTCTGGTTTGACATTTTTAAA AACATTGACAAAATACGTCAAGTCAGCTGCCCAGTCCTTGTCATACAT GGAACAAATGATGATATTGTTGATTGGTCCCATGGAAAACGCTTGTGGGAACTTGCCAAGGAAAAATATGATCCACTATGGGTAGAGGGTGGTGGTCACTGCAACCTGGAAACTTATCCTCAGTACATCAGGCACTTGCGCAAATTCATAAATGCAATGGAGAAACTCTCTGTTGTAAAACAGCCAAAGCAAAACCTTCCTCAAAACCCAACTATCACTGAAACAAAACATAACAAGTGTTTGAGATTTGGCAAGAGATAA